Proteins encoded within one genomic window of Mesorhizobium sp. AR10:
- a CDS encoding methylenetetrahydrofolate reductase C-terminal domain-containing protein, translated as MSDTQPAVTQATLVKKAAPKSDYKPADVSPQRRVQRSFAVRLWSVRHSRTLEWFYSRFADVFLLLHPLWKGIGYGRVEGPIKFVEKRVKGFMFDCRMCGQCVLSSTGMSCPMNCPKQLRNGPCGGVRANGNCEVEPDMPCVWVKAWEGSHNMVHGDKILDVQKPVDQSLRETSAWLRVTAQAAAAREAAANASKPGVSA; from the coding sequence ATGTCTGATACTCAACCGGCGGTTACCCAGGCCACTTTGGTCAAGAAGGCAGCGCCGAAATCCGACTACAAGCCGGCCGATGTGTCGCCGCAGCGCCGAGTTCAGCGCTCGTTCGCAGTCAGATTATGGTCTGTGCGGCACTCGCGAACACTCGAATGGTTCTATTCCAGGTTCGCCGATGTGTTCCTCCTTCTTCATCCCTTGTGGAAGGGCATCGGCTATGGCCGCGTTGAAGGGCCGATCAAATTCGTCGAAAAACGCGTCAAGGGCTTCATGTTCGACTGCCGCATGTGCGGCCAGTGCGTGCTTTCGTCTACCGGCATGTCCTGCCCGATGAACTGCCCCAAGCAGTTGCGCAACGGCCCTTGCGGCGGTGTCCGCGCCAACGGCAATTGCGAGGTCGAGCCTGATATGCCCTGCGTCTGGGTCAAGGCGTGGGAAGGCTCGCACAACATGGTGCATGGCGACAAAATCCTCGACGTGCAGAAGCCGGTCGACCAGTCGCTGCGCGAAACCTCCGCCTGGCTGCGGGTCACCGCGCAGGCGGCAGCCGCCCGCGAAGCCGCCGCAAACGCTTCGAAGCCCGGGGTATCGGCATGA
- a CDS encoding virulence factor, whose amino-acid sequence MADLIVVYWRDIPAQVIVKKGRQNAKRELPLRFTEAIDMCAMRTGAGGTDDYLAEWRKADPIPVGDDLEAEVEKAFQELDTKYDRERLVALVKAGGKDNV is encoded by the coding sequence ATGGCCGATCTGATCGTCGTCTACTGGCGCGACATCCCCGCCCAGGTCATCGTCAAGAAGGGCCGGCAGAACGCCAAGCGCGAACTGCCGCTGCGCTTCACCGAGGCGATCGATATGTGCGCCATGCGCACTGGCGCCGGCGGCACCGACGACTATCTGGCCGAATGGCGCAAGGCCGATCCCATTCCGGTCGGCGACGACCTCGAAGCCGAGGTCGAAAAGGCATTTCAGGAGCTCGACACGAAATACGACCGCGAGCGGCTGGTCGCTCTGGTGAAGGCGGGCGGGAAAGACAATGTCTGA
- a CDS encoding formyl transferase, protein MATQKSHTPPIVVVTEGGPHIWAIVNAIADKLGPVSVILESPESKRQLLRGRARRQGWISATGQLGTMVLTRLGKRFFAGHAARLIAEQKLQTEPKPEQKIIHVPSANAPECLQAIEEIRPGVLLLAGCRLLSRPTLAKIACPVLNYHAGIAPKYRGMNGGYWALASGDADNFGTTVHLVDAGVDTGGVLRQARGRPEPGDTISSYALRQAAFSRDICVEAVSDALAGKLATSDPGLPSKQWYHPTIWFYLWTGMTKRVW, encoded by the coding sequence ATGGCAACCCAAAAATCACATACGCCGCCGATCGTCGTCGTCACCGAGGGTGGCCCGCACATCTGGGCCATCGTCAACGCCATCGCCGACAAGCTCGGCCCTGTCAGCGTCATCCTGGAAAGCCCTGAATCCAAACGGCAATTGCTGCGCGGGCGGGCGCGCCGCCAGGGCTGGATTTCCGCTACCGGACAGCTTGGCACGATGGTGCTGACGCGGCTCGGCAAGCGGTTTTTCGCCGGGCACGCGGCGCGGTTGATTGCCGAACAGAAACTGCAGACCGAACCGAAACCTGAACAAAAGATCATCCATGTGCCGTCGGCAAACGCGCCGGAGTGCCTGCAGGCGATCGAGGAAATCCGGCCAGGTGTCCTGCTGCTTGCCGGCTGCCGTTTGCTGTCGAGGCCGACGTTGGCGAAAATCGCTTGCCCGGTGCTCAACTACCATGCCGGCATTGCGCCGAAATATCGCGGCATGAACGGCGGCTACTGGGCGCTGGCCTCGGGCGACGCCGACAATTTCGGCACCACTGTGCATCTGGTTGACGCCGGCGTCGACACCGGCGGTGTGCTGCGGCAGGCACGCGGCAGGCCGGAGCCGGGCGACACCATTTCAAGCTATGCGCTGCGGCAGGCGGCCTTCTCGCGCGACATCTGCGTCGAGGCGGTCAGCGACGCGCTGGCCGGCAAGCTTGCTACATCGGATCCCGGCCTGCCTTCGAAACAGTGGTACCATCCGACGATCTGGTTCTACCTCTGGACTGGCATGACAAAGCGGGTCTGGTAG
- a CDS encoding DUF4893 domain-containing protein yields the protein MVSRPLLAVLGLLSCILPAFADGEVQKLITPADKVRLDKYGETRKAALDEAKAGDPAEVKQLDALLAKPFVAFSDKDLTGNWKCRTIKAGGLSPLVIYGWFKCKVNDDGSGWRLEKISGSQRTKGRFFDDGEKRAIYLGSLSVNDDPAKPYGSGPQSDQVGYAFRNSASEWRIEFPAPYYESKLDIMEFKR from the coding sequence ATGGTCTCTCGCCCTCTGCTTGCCGTTCTTGGCCTCCTCAGCTGCATCCTGCCCGCATTCGCCGATGGCGAGGTGCAGAAGCTGATCACCCCCGCCGACAAGGTGCGGCTCGACAAATATGGCGAGACGCGCAAGGCAGCGCTTGATGAAGCCAAGGCTGGCGATCCCGCCGAGGTCAAGCAGCTCGACGCCTTGCTGGCAAAGCCTTTCGTTGCTTTTTCCGACAAGGACCTGACCGGCAACTGGAAGTGCCGCACCATCAAGGCAGGCGGGCTGAGCCCGCTCGTCATCTATGGCTGGTTCAAGTGCAAGGTGAACGACGACGGCTCGGGCTGGCGGCTGGAAAAAATCAGCGGCTCGCAGCGCACCAAGGGCCGCTTCTTCGACGACGGCGAAAAGCGCGCGATCTATCTCGGCTCGCTCTCAGTCAATGACGATCCCGCGAAACCCTATGGCAGCGGTCCGCAAAGCGACCAGGTCGGCTACGCCTTCCGCAACAGCGCCAGCGAATGGCGCATCGAATTTCCGGCGCCCTATTACGAATCGAAGCTCGACATCATGGAATTCAAACGCTGA
- a CDS encoding DUF1638 domain-containing protein: MGVALKQQSGQDGKLLVIACGMIAREVLAVKEQLKLDHLDLTCLPAEFHFYPDRIAPAMDKAIAKAKADGYVNIFVGYADCGTGGLLDRVCEKHGVERMAGPHCFAFYQGMDAYAKIADDDMMSFYMTDFLCRQFDAFFMKPLGLDKHPELIKDYFGNYEKLVYIAQTDDPELDKVAEKAAKMLGLAYERRSTGYGDLTAGLAQAATHA; the protein is encoded by the coding sequence ATGGGCGTCGCGCTAAAACAGCAATCCGGTCAAGACGGCAAGCTTCTGGTCATTGCCTGCGGCATGATCGCGCGCGAAGTTCTGGCGGTGAAGGAGCAGCTAAAGCTCGACCATCTCGACCTAACCTGCCTGCCTGCGGAGTTCCATTTTTATCCGGACCGCATCGCACCAGCCATGGACAAGGCCATCGCGAAGGCCAAGGCTGACGGCTACGTCAACATCTTCGTCGGCTATGCCGATTGCGGCACCGGCGGCCTGCTCGACCGCGTCTGCGAAAAGCATGGCGTCGAGCGCATGGCTGGGCCCCACTGCTTTGCTTTCTATCAGGGCATGGATGCCTATGCGAAGATCGCCGACGACGACATGATGTCGTTCTACATGACCGACTTCCTGTGCCGGCAGTTCGACGCCTTCTTCATGAAGCCGCTCGGCCTCGACAAGCATCCGGAGCTGATCAAAGACTATTTCGGCAACTACGAGAAGCTGGTCTATATCGCTCAGACCGACGATCCAGAGCTCGACAAGGTCGCCGAGAAAGCGGCCAAGATGCTCGGCCTCGCCTACGAGCGCCGCTCGACCGGCTATGGCGATCTGACGGCAGGGTTGGCGCAAGCCGCGACACATGCCTGA
- a CDS encoding corrinoid protein has protein sequence MADDEIILSELSDDELVQQMHDDLYDGLKEEIEEGTNILLERGWAPYKVLTEALVEGMRIVGEDFRDGILFVPEVLLSANAMKAGMFILRPLLAATGAPKQGKMVIGTVKGDIHDIGKNLVGMMMEGAGFDVIDLGINNAVEKYLDAIEKHQPDIIGMSALLTTTMPYMKVVIDTMKEKGIRDDYVVLVGGAPLNEEFGKAVGADAYCRDAAVAVETAKDYMKRKHNVRASA, from the coding sequence ATGGCCGACGACGAGATCATCCTTTCCGAGCTTTCCGACGACGAGTTGGTGCAGCAGATGCACGACGACCTTTATGACGGGTTGAAGGAAGAGATCGAGGAAGGCACCAACATCCTGCTCGAGCGTGGCTGGGCACCCTACAAAGTGCTGACGGAGGCGCTGGTCGAAGGCATGCGCATCGTCGGCGAGGATTTTCGCGACGGTATCCTGTTCGTTCCCGAAGTGCTCCTGTCCGCCAATGCGATGAAGGCCGGCATGTTCATCCTGCGGCCGCTGCTCGCCGCCACCGGCGCGCCGAAGCAGGGCAAGATGGTGATCGGCACCGTCAAGGGCGACATCCACGACATCGGCAAGAACCTCGTCGGCATGATGATGGAGGGTGCTGGCTTCGACGTCATCGACCTCGGCATCAACAATGCGGTCGAAAAATACCTCGACGCCATCGAAAAGCACCAGCCCGACATCATCGGTATGTCGGCGCTGCTGACCACGACCATGCCCTACATGAAGGTCGTCATCGACACGATGAAGGAAAAGGGCATCCGCGACGACTACGTCGTGCTGGTCGGAGGCGCGCCGCTCAACGAGGAATTCGGCAAGGCAGTTGGCGCCGACGCCTATTGCCGCGACGCGGCCGTGGCAGTCGAGACGGCCAAGGATTACATGAAGCGCAAGCACAACGTGCGCGCTTCAGCCTGA
- a CDS encoding trimethylamine methyltransferase family protein — MSENAPVDQEASNARRGRAASGGAAARRAARSGGGPGTQLTYIKRKINVYEVLNEEGLALIEKNTDTVLEEIGIIFRDDAEALQLWKEAGADVKGERVHFPKGLCRSLLKTAPPVYTQHARNPERSVQIGGNATVFAPVYGPPFVRDLDGVRRYATIEDFRNFVKLAYMAPSIHHSGGTVCEPVDVPVNKRHLDMVYSHIKYSDKPFMGSVTAPERAEDTVAMAKIVFGDDFVENNTVLTSLINANSPMVFDETMLGALKVYSRHNQACIVTPFILAGAMSPVTVAGTLTQVLAEVLAGASFTQLIRPGAPVLFGTFASSISMQSGAPTFGTPEPSLVSYGAAQLARRLGLPFRTGGSLCASKIPDAQAAYESANTLNSTILAGTNFVLHSAGWLEGGLASCYEKFMMDIDQLGMTQKFSEGVDLSENGQAMDAIRQVGPGSHYLGCDHTQANFQTAFYRSSIADNNSYEQWLAEGEKTAPQRANELARRWLETYEAPYLDPGIDDGLKDYIATKKASMADAFT, encoded by the coding sequence ATGAGTGAGAACGCGCCAGTCGACCAGGAAGCGTCAAACGCGCGGCGCGGACGCGCTGCCAGCGGTGGCGCTGCTGCAAGGCGCGCAGCGCGTTCGGGCGGTGGCCCCGGCACCCAGCTCACCTATATCAAGCGCAAGATCAACGTCTATGAGGTGCTGAACGAGGAAGGCCTGGCGCTGATCGAGAAGAACACCGACACGGTGCTCGAAGAGATCGGCATCATTTTTCGCGATGACGCCGAGGCGCTGCAGCTGTGGAAAGAGGCCGGCGCCGACGTCAAGGGCGAGCGCGTGCATTTCCCCAAGGGTCTCTGCCGCTCGCTGCTGAAGACCGCGCCGCCCGTCTACACCCAGCACGCCCGCAATCCGGAACGCTCGGTGCAGATCGGCGGCAACGCCACCGTCTTCGCACCGGTCTACGGTCCGCCCTTCGTGCGCGACCTCGACGGTGTCAGGCGCTATGCGACGATCGAGGATTTCCGCAATTTCGTGAAGCTCGCCTATATGGCGCCGTCGATCCACCATTCGGGCGGCACGGTGTGCGAGCCGGTCGACGTGCCGGTCAACAAACGCCACCTCGACATGGTCTACAGCCACATCAAATATTCCGACAAGCCGTTCATGGGTTCGGTGACTGCGCCGGAGCGCGCCGAAGACACCGTCGCCATGGCCAAGATCGTGTTCGGCGACGACTTCGTCGAAAACAACACGGTGCTGACCAGCCTGATCAACGCGAACTCACCCATGGTGTTCGACGAGACGATGCTCGGCGCGCTGAAAGTCTATTCGCGCCACAACCAGGCCTGCATCGTCACGCCGTTCATCCTCGCCGGCGCCATGAGCCCGGTGACGGTGGCAGGTACGCTGACGCAGGTCCTGGCCGAGGTGCTGGCCGGCGCGTCGTTCACGCAGCTGATCCGGCCGGGCGCGCCGGTGCTGTTCGGTACTTTTGCCTCGTCGATCTCGATGCAGTCGGGTGCGCCGACCTTCGGCACGCCGGAACCGTCGCTGGTCTCCTACGGCGCAGCGCAGCTCGCCCGCCGTCTCGGACTGCCGTTCCGTACCGGCGGATCGCTCTGCGCCTCGAAAATTCCGGACGCGCAGGCAGCCTACGAAAGCGCCAACACGCTGAACTCGACGATCCTTGCCGGCACGAATTTCGTGCTGCATTCGGCCGGCTGGCTCGAGGGCGGGCTAGCCTCCTGCTACGAAAAGTTCATGATGGATATCGACCAGCTCGGCATGACGCAGAAGTTCTCCGAAGGCGTTGACCTGTCGGAGAACGGCCAGGCGATGGACGCCATCCGCCAGGTCGGTCCTGGCAGCCATTATCTCGGCTGTGACCACACCCAGGCCAATTTCCAGACCGCCTTCTACAGGTCCAGCATTGCCGACAACAATTCCTATGAGCAGTGGTTGGCCGAAGGCGAAAAGACCGCGCCGCAGCGCGCCAACGAACTCGCCCGCCGCTGGCTGGAGACCTACGAGGCGCCATATCTCGATCCGGGCATCGACGACGGGCTGAAGGACTACATCGCGACGAAGAAGGCGTCGATGGCTGACGCCTTCACTTGA
- a CDS encoding 4Fe-4S dicluster domain-containing protein — translation MTVARSRVEEIAVALSAHGLILRGGFNFAASETPPPGPSTAPAKSALLVGQVGAAPWPHFLRWRESQPQSIVNPLDTWSREVIGTVAEKFGARAVSPSDRPYLPFQQWAMRAEGLKPSPLGILMHPQYGLWHAYRGALLFEDEIVPPEPREAIHLCDACLEKPCLKSCPVDAYSPDGFEYESCLSHVRGQNGTPCRSGGCLDRNACPYGTDYRYLKEVQAFHMAAFAGV, via the coding sequence ATGACTGTTGCGCGCAGCCGGGTTGAGGAAATCGCGGTTGCGCTTTCCGCCCATGGTCTCATCCTGCGCGGCGGCTTTAATTTCGCAGCAAGCGAAACGCCGCCACCTGGCCCTTCAACTGCTCCAGCCAAATCCGCGCTGCTGGTCGGGCAGGTGGGTGCAGCACCCTGGCCGCATTTCCTGCGTTGGCGGGAATCTCAGCCACAGAGCATCGTTAATCCACTCGATACGTGGTCGCGTGAAGTGATCGGCACGGTGGCAGAGAAATTCGGCGCGCGCGCTGTTTCGCCGTCCGACAGGCCGTATCTGCCGTTCCAGCAATGGGCGATGCGGGCAGAGGGGTTGAAACCATCGCCGCTCGGCATCCTCATGCATCCGCAATACGGGCTCTGGCACGCCTATCGTGGCGCGCTGCTGTTCGAGGACGAGATCGTACCTCCAGAACCTCGCGAAGCGATTCACCTCTGTGACGCATGTCTCGAAAAGCCTTGCCTGAAATCCTGTCCGGTCGATGCCTATTCCCCGGATGGTTTCGAGTACGAGTCGTGCCTTTCGCATGTGCGCGGGCAGAACGGCACGCCTTGCCGCAGCGGCGGCTGCCTCGACCGCAACGCCTGTCCCTATGGCACCGACTATCGCTATCTCAAGGAGGTTCAGGCCTTTCACATGGCGGCGTTTGCGGGCGTTTAG
- a CDS encoding dienelactone hydrolase family protein produces MAKQDLEITTRDGVAKAGLFRSATAPSSKAGVVLYMDAFGPRPALNAMAERLAGEGYAVLVPDLFYRNAPYGPFDAKTAFVVEETKAALTALVKGTTQDMTINDSGAFLDALVAEGVTGPVGTVGYCMGGARALNAAATYPDRIVAAASFHGGNLASDAADSPHRKAASIKARVYVGMSGVDKSFPPEQSARLAEALRVAEVDHAIENYAGMAHGWCVPDHSVFNATGAERHWKRLATLFAETLA; encoded by the coding sequence ATGGCGAAGCAGGATCTCGAAATCACGACCAGAGACGGCGTAGCGAAAGCGGGGTTGTTCCGCTCTGCGACCGCTCCCTCATCCAAGGCCGGTGTCGTTCTCTATATGGATGCCTTCGGTCCGCGGCCGGCGCTTAACGCAATGGCGGAGCGGCTTGCAGGCGAGGGCTATGCGGTGCTGGTGCCGGACCTCTTTTACCGCAACGCGCCTTATGGGCCGTTCGATGCCAAGACCGCTTTCGTCGTGGAGGAGACGAAGGCGGCGCTGACGGCGTTGGTCAAAGGCACGACGCAGGACATGACCATCAACGACAGCGGCGCTTTTCTCGATGCGCTCGTCGCTGAGGGCGTGACAGGACCGGTCGGCACAGTCGGCTATTGCATGGGCGGAGCGCGGGCGTTGAATGCTGCTGCGACCTATCCTGATCGCATCGTCGCTGCAGCCAGCTTTCACGGCGGCAATCTGGCCAGCGACGCTGCCGACAGCCCGCATCGCAAGGCAGCCTCCATCAAAGCTCGCGTCTATGTCGGCATGTCTGGCGTCGACAAAAGTTTCCCGCCGGAGCAATCGGCGCGACTGGCCGAGGCGCTCAGGGTTGCGGAGGTCGACCACGCCATCGAGAACTATGCCGGCATGGCGCATGGCTGGTGCGTGCCGGACCACAGCGTTTTCAACGCCACCGGCGCCGAACGTCACTGGAAGCGGCTGGCGACCTTGTTCGCTGAAACGCTGGCTTGA
- a CDS encoding NAD(P)/FAD-dependent oxidoreductase gives MQSFDVVVIGAGAAGMMCAIEAGKRGRSVLVLDHAAKPGEKIRISGGGRCNFTNSHASPKNFISGNPHFCISALSRYTQRDFIALVERHGIAYHEKTLGQLFCDGSARLIIDMLVSEMQGQGVELVLSNQVRDVDKTAEGFVLTLSTGTIACRSLVVACGGKSIPKMGASGFGYELAAQFGVAVAETRPALVPLTFDAKTLERLAPLAGNAVDAEVACGKTRFSEAMLFTHRGLSGPSILQISSYWREGDEIRIAMLPQADVAELLRAARRVNGRQAVQTVLANHLPKRLAQAVVERTGIDGNLADLTDLQMKTVDAAVNDWRVRPAGSEGYRTAEVTLGGVDTNGLDQKTMQAKSVPGLFFIGEVVDVTGWLGGYNFQWAWSSGWVAGQAA, from the coding sequence ATGCAATCTTTTGATGTCGTGGTGATCGGCGCCGGCGCTGCCGGAATGATGTGCGCCATAGAGGCAGGCAAGCGCGGCCGTTCGGTTCTGGTGCTCGATCACGCGGCAAAGCCCGGCGAGAAGATCCGCATCTCCGGCGGTGGCCGGTGCAATTTCACCAACAGCCATGCGAGCCCGAAGAACTTTATCTCTGGGAATCCGCACTTCTGCATCTCGGCGCTCAGCCGCTACACACAGCGCGACTTCATCGCGCTCGTCGAACGCCACGGCATCGCCTATCACGAGAAGACGCTGGGACAGCTGTTCTGCGACGGTTCGGCGCGGCTGATCATCGACATGCTGGTCTCGGAAATGCAGGGCCAAGGCGTGGAATTGGTGCTGTCGAACCAGGTCAGGGATGTCGATAAAACCGCGGAGGGGTTTGTTCTGACGCTCTCTACCGGCACGATCGCCTGCCGGTCGCTGGTCGTGGCTTGCGGCGGCAAGTCGATCCCCAAGATGGGCGCGTCGGGCTTCGGCTACGAGTTGGCGGCCCAGTTCGGCGTCGCCGTGGCCGAAACCCGGCCGGCGCTGGTGCCGCTTACCTTCGACGCAAAGACGCTCGAGCGGTTAGCGCCCTTGGCCGGCAACGCCGTCGACGCCGAAGTCGCTTGCGGCAAGACACGGTTTTCGGAGGCGATGCTGTTTACGCATCGCGGCCTGAGTGGGCCTTCCATCCTGCAAATATCGTCCTATTGGCGGGAAGGCGACGAGATCCGCATCGCCATGCTGCCTCAGGCGGATGTCGCTGAGCTGCTTCGCGCCGCCCGGCGCGTCAACGGCAGGCAGGCGGTGCAGACGGTGCTGGCAAACCATCTGCCCAAGCGTCTTGCACAAGCAGTGGTCGAGCGCACCGGGATCGACGGCAATCTCGCTGATTTGACCGACTTGCAGATGAAAACCGTCGATGCCGCCGTCAACGACTGGCGGGTCAGGCCTGCCGGCTCGGAGGGCTATCGTACCGCCGAAGTGACGCTTGGCGGAGTCGATACGAACGGGCTCGACCAGAAGACGATGCAGGCGAAATCCGTGCCGGGCCTGTTTTTCATCGGTGAAGTCGTCGATGTTACCGGTTGGCTTGGCGGCTATAATTTTCAATGGGCGTGGTCGTCGGGATGGGTGGCGGGGCAGGCGGCCTAA
- a CDS encoding RNA polymerase sigma factor, whose amino-acid sequence MAMMLDESEASDADLIGRAKGGDRGAFGKLLERHYDFVYRAAYRWCGKKADAEDIAQEVCVRLGRAIRDYHGSGAFTTWLYTMTLNAARDMMRKTTRETVKTEAFGAYSMISGEALAEPEDPAEALWAAVRKLPDKQRDAVLLVYGEGLSHAAAAEAMAISETTVSWHIHEAKKRLKVLMRAAGEV is encoded by the coding sequence ATGGCGATGATGCTGGATGAAAGCGAAGCCTCCGACGCCGATCTGATCGGACGGGCGAAGGGCGGAGACAGGGGTGCCTTCGGCAAATTGCTCGAAAGGCACTATGATTTTGTCTATCGCGCCGCCTATCGCTGGTGCGGAAAAAAGGCCGACGCCGAGGATATCGCCCAGGAGGTCTGCGTCCGGCTTGGCCGGGCGATCCGCGACTATCATGGCAGCGGCGCCTTCACGACATGGCTCTACACCATGACGTTGAACGCGGCGCGCGACATGATGCGCAAGACCACCCGCGAGACGGTCAAGACCGAAGCCTTTGGCGCTTACAGCATGATATCGGGTGAGGCCTTGGCCGAGCCCGAAGATCCGGCCGAGGCGCTTTGGGCGGCGGTGCGAAAGCTGCCGGACAAGCAGCGCGATGCCGTGCTGCTTGTCTATGGCGAAGGTTTGAGCCACGCCGCCGCCGCCGAGGCGATGGCGATCTCGGAGACGACGGTTTCCTGGCACATCCATGAAGCGAAGAAACGGCTGAAAGTGCTGATGCGCGCAGCCGGGGAAGTGTGA
- a CDS encoding vWA domain-containing protein, which produces MVDDNELNRLRDAAVPAPDSDAKARAFTAAMRAYDLDEKTYTAAQGSAAGLRLTERAQKLWSEIMQKKLFATPAIAGLVALPIAGYATFHMLGEQPSKFGGDEKITETLADKPAKVKPLTVAEADKQKKADADTESRDATVALEAPAAPPKSESTVSGGLAQQDALARNVSPTPAQSGEFALDGGASRSMADNAARVGRMPGTSAESKLMVQPSTLPADQMLPQEENRDRVEDFKTNPVHAALEDPVSTFSIDVDTASYSFVRRSLKEGYLPQADTVRVEEMINYFPYDWKGPDAASTPFKSTVSVMPTPWNEHTRLMHVAIKGFDVKPTEQPKANLVFLIDVSGSMNEQDKLPLLQSAFRLLVSKLKADDTVSIVTYAGDAGTVLEPTKVSEKDKILNAIDTLTPGGSTAGEAGIKEAYRLAQKSFVKDGINRVMLATDGDFNVGQTDDDDLKRLIEQERKSGVFLSVFGFGRGNLNDQMMQTIAQNGNGTAAYIDTLAEAEKVLVEDASSTLFTIAKDVKIQVEFNPNKVSEYRLIGYETRALNREDFNNDRVDAGDIGSGHSVTAIYEITPKGSGGERIDPLRYGQASVNNGGVANADEYAFVKIRYKLPNEDASKLITTPVTSANEVSSFDQASTDQRFSVAVAAFGQKLRDEDATAKFGYEKIMEIATAARGADPFGYRSEFLSLVRLASALGGNR; this is translated from the coding sequence ATGGTCGACGACAACGAACTCAACAGGCTGCGCGACGCGGCAGTACCGGCACCCGACAGCGACGCGAAGGCGCGGGCTTTTACGGCCGCCATGCGCGCCTACGATTTGGACGAAAAAACTTACACCGCCGCCCAAGGATCGGCTGCCGGGCTTCGTCTCACAGAGCGAGCACAAAAGCTCTGGAGCGAGATCATGCAAAAGAAACTCTTCGCCACGCCGGCCATTGCCGGGCTCGTCGCCCTGCCGATCGCCGGATACGCCACCTTCCATATGCTCGGGGAACAGCCGTCCAAATTCGGCGGGGACGAGAAGATCACCGAAACGCTGGCCGACAAGCCGGCGAAGGTGAAGCCACTTACCGTGGCCGAGGCCGACAAACAGAAGAAGGCCGACGCCGACACCGAAAGCCGTGACGCCACCGTGGCGCTCGAGGCGCCGGCCGCGCCGCCGAAATCCGAATCGACCGTCTCTGGCGGCCTGGCGCAGCAGGATGCTTTGGCTCGCAATGTCTCGCCAACACCGGCTCAGAGCGGCGAGTTTGCGCTGGATGGCGGCGCGAGCAGGTCAATGGCCGATAACGCGGCGCGGGTTGGCCGCATGCCGGGCACATCAGCCGAGTCCAAACTGATGGTGCAGCCCTCGACGCTGCCCGCCGACCAGATGCTGCCGCAAGAGGAAAACCGCGACCGCGTCGAGGATTTCAAGACCAATCCGGTGCATGCAGCACTCGAAGATCCGGTCTCGACCTTCTCGATCGATGTCGACACCGCCTCCTATTCCTTCGTTCGGCGCTCGCTGAAGGAAGGTTACCTGCCGCAGGCTGACACGGTCCGCGTCGAGGAGATGATCAACTACTTCCCCTATGACTGGAAGGGGCCGGATGCCGCTTCGACGCCGTTCAAATCGACCGTCAGCGTCATGCCGACGCCGTGGAACGAGCATACAAGGCTGATGCATGTCGCCATCAAGGGTTTTGACGTCAAGCCGACCGAACAGCCCAAGGCCAATCTGGTTTTCCTGATCGATGTCTCTGGCTCGATGAACGAGCAGGACAAGCTGCCGCTGTTGCAGTCGGCGTTCCGGCTCCTGGTCAGCAAGCTGAAGGCCGACGACACCGTCTCGATCGTCACCTATGCGGGTGATGCCGGCACCGTCCTGGAGCCGACCAAGGTTTCCGAAAAGGACAAGATCCTCAATGCCATCGACACCTTGACGCCCGGCGGCAGCACGGCCGGCGAAGCGGGCATCAAGGAAGCCTACAGGTTGGCGCAAAAATCCTTCGTCAAGGACGGGATCAACCGTGTGATGCTTGCCACAGACGGCGACTTCAACGTCGGCCAGACTGACGACGACGATCTGAAGCGATTGATCGAGCAGGAGCGCAAGAGCGGCGTATTCCTGTCGGTGTTCGGCTTCGGCCGCGGCAATTTGAACGATCAGATGATGCAGACCATCGCCCAGAACGGCAACGGCACCGCCGCCTATATCGACACGCTCGCCGAGGCCGAGAAGGTGCTGGTCGAGGATGCGTCGTCGACGCTGTTCACCATCGCCAAGGACGTGAAGATCCAGGTCGAGTTCAACCCGAACAAGGTCTCGGAATACCGCCTGATCGGCTACGAGACCCGGGCGCTCAACCGTGAGGATTTCAACAACGACCGCGTCGATGCCGGCGATATCGGCTCCGGCCATTCGGTGACCGCGATCTACGAGATCACGCCCAAGGGCAGCGGCGGCGAGCGGATCGACCCGCTGCGCTACGGCCAGGCGTCGGTGAACAATGGCGGCGTTGCCAATGCCGACGAATATGCCTTCGTCAAGATCCGCTACAAGCTGCCGAACGAAGACGCTTCGAAGCTGATCACCACGCCGGTGACATCCGCCAACGAGGTCTCTTCCTTCGACCAGGCCAGCACCGACCAGCGGTTCTCGGTCGCTGTCGCCGCCTTCGGCCAGAAGCTGCGCGACGAGGATGCGACCGCGAAGTTCGGCTACGAAAAGATCATGGAGATTGCCACTGCTGCCCGAGGAGCCGACCCGTTTGGATACAGGTCGGAGTTCCTTTCGCTTGTGCGCCTTGCCTCGGCGCTCGGCGGTAACCGGTAG